The proteins below come from a single Parazoarcus communis genomic window:
- a CDS encoding glycosyltransferase family 2 protein codes for MNKSPLPHAEPQIPDGLPEHTLSVVVPMYNEAENVEPLLDRIHLALGPYPWPWEVVLVDDGSSDATPLELARCAKQFGPHVRVVELMRNFKQTAAMQAGLDAARGSVIVTMDGDLQNDPIDIPRMVYRLLTEDLDLVAGWRKDRQDGLLLRKIPSRIANRLIARLTGVHLRDYGCSLKVFRGSAIKSVRLYGEMHRFIPAWLATVTTPRRIAQEVVTHHARVFGQSKYGISRTFRVVLDLVFVYFFMRFRTRPGHFFGGIGIGLGALGGLILSYLAFVKVFLGEEIGTRPLLFGGFFLVIAGVQMVTSGVLAELLTRVYYESGTSRPYLSRPATELAADEGWRKPVEA; via the coding sequence ATGAACAAGTCTCCGCTCCCCCACGCCGAACCGCAGATCCCCGACGGTCTGCCCGAGCACACCCTGTCGGTCGTGGTGCCGATGTACAACGAGGCCGAGAACGTCGAGCCCCTGCTCGACCGCATCCACCTCGCCCTCGGCCCCTATCCGTGGCCGTGGGAAGTGGTGCTGGTCGATGATGGCAGCTCGGACGCCACACCGCTGGAACTGGCGCGCTGCGCCAAGCAGTTTGGCCCTCACGTCCGTGTTGTCGAGCTGATGCGCAACTTCAAGCAGACCGCCGCGATGCAGGCCGGCCTCGATGCCGCACGCGGCAGCGTGATCGTGACCATGGACGGCGATCTGCAGAACGACCCGATCGACATCCCGCGCATGGTGTACCGCCTGCTCACGGAAGATCTCGACCTCGTGGCCGGCTGGCGCAAGGATCGTCAGGACGGCCTGCTGCTGCGCAAGATTCCGTCGCGCATCGCCAACCGCCTGATCGCCCGCCTCACCGGCGTTCATCTGCGCGACTACGGCTGCAGTCTCAAGGTGTTCCGCGGCTCGGCCATCAAGAGCGTGCGCCTGTATGGCGAAATGCACCGGTTCATCCCTGCGTGGCTGGCTACCGTCACCACCCCGAGGCGCATCGCCCAGGAAGTCGTCACCCACCACGCGAGGGTATTCGGCCAGTCGAAGTACGGCATCTCGCGCACCTTCCGCGTCGTGCTCGACCTGGTCTTCGTATACTTTTTCATGCGTTTCCGTACCCGTCCGGGGCACTTCTTCGGCGGCATCGGTATCGGACTGGGCGCACTCGGCGGCCTGATTCTGTCCTACCTCGCCTTTGTGAAGGTCTTTCTGGGTGAAGAGATCGGCACCCGCCCCCTGCTCTTCGGCGGCTTCTTTCTGGTCATTGCCGGCGTACAGATGGTGACGTCCGGTGTGCTGGCCGAACTGCTCACCCGGGTCTATTACGAATCAGGCACTTCGCGCCCCTACCTCTCCCGCCCGGCCACCGAGCTTGCCGCAGATGAGGGCTGGCGCAAGCCCGTCGAGGCATGA